The Malus sylvestris chromosome 3, drMalSylv7.2, whole genome shotgun sequence genomic sequence GCACCTCGGGCTCGAGCCGTGCCCAGAGAAAGTGGAACTCGACAATCTCTGGGCACGTCGAGTGTTGCAGGATTGAAAGCACAGCCGACATGGTGCCTCTTAGGTAATTGGAGTCAAGTGTCATAGCGATGTGAATTTTCTTTGCATGCTCGCAAACATCCCCGTTTCGAAAAGCTGGAGCTTCTTGAAAGATGGCAACATCTGGAGAAATTTTCCGAATGATGCCAAGGCGGATGCCTGTGGTGGCGGCACCATGGGTGAGGCAGTGGAGgaagatgaggaggaggagagacaGGAGGCCATGAGATGTCGATGAGGTGGCCATCCTGCCCTTAATCGTAGAAGAAGGTGGTGGAGGCCCTGGAGGGGgtcaaggaagaagaggaggacgAGGGAGAGTGGTAGCCATAGCTAGGCTGGTTGAGAGACGGTTTAGGGGAGAGGTTAGAGATTaatgattgaaaacaaaaatttaggGGGAGGAGGGAGGTTGGTGGGATTGTGAGGAAGAGAATATTACTCGGAGGAAGAGAAGGGGATTTTATGTGTAAAAAGGGAAGGTTATTAGTTATGGTACGTAAGACCCCATGTCCCAAAATCAAGCATATATTACACACAAGTGAATAATAAGAAgcttatttataataaactaaattttaatttctaaataaaacttaattctAATGAGTTAGGTCCAAATtctaaaattatagaaaaactCAAGCAGtaaaaaataaacttgaaaaactATTATTTTCCAACAACTGAGAACCTCAACATCGGATTCATGaaaatcaaactcaaaacaAGCATACTTCACTTACCCGTCCCTTGGGTTttttttagggagttttaacaaaatactcccggtactattcacttttaacaaaaaatcacatttttacctttaactggcactattcattatacctttaaaaatggcttttcgttaaaagaaatttttttctagACTTTtcgttatttttttatttttttataatatattccCAATTTATGTAAGTAAATATGTCAGAAACGAGGTCATCTAATGTGGGCttattttcattattatttAACTGGGCCTTAAAACGTGAGGCCCATTCATTGCCTCCAAATCCATGCAACGATCTGGGAACTCAGGCTAGGGTTCAGGgtttttctcctctctctctctctctctctctctcccacagCGAGAAAGATGAAAGATTTACAGCTTTCGCTGAACCAAACCCAGAAGGTTCGGCTACAGAGAGCTCTCGAAAAGCTCGAGTCTTTGTCTTCAAAAGCCAATTCCAACGCCTCCGTCACCGTCGCGGACTCCATCCTCGTTAACTACGAAGACGGCCTTCTCAAGtacccctctctctttctctctctagactgCTCTGATTTGGTGATTTTTTACTTGGGTTTtctacaaaattttattttatctgcAAAATAATTTCTGGGTATCTCGGATTTCTTGTGCATTCAGGGGACATGGGACCTCTGAGGTCAATGGGGAAGTTGTTGCGACGGTTTGCGGCGTCGTCGAGAGAGTCAATAAGCTGGTTTATGTGCGTTCTTTAAGGCccaggtattttttttttttaacaaacgatattatttacaataAGTAAGGAAATGATGGGCTAAGCCTTATAATGAGTTGGCaataatttgattcaaatttgcTTTTGGCGAGAATAGAACTTAAGACATCTAACTTACAAGtgaaagtgaagaggaataccactagaccgtagaaCTGGTAATTAAGTGTTTAATTATTTGGTTTTCTAAGAATTTGGaagttttagttttttgttaatttttttatcattggcgcttaatgaaattttcttaaTACGGAATTTGGTAGGTACAAACCAGAGGTTGGAGATATCATATTGGGGCGTGTAATTGAGGTAAAAAAAAGGAATGCTGAACTACCTTTCGATTAATTTTATCGAAGGTTTGATTATTGATGACTGATGATTCGCTTTATGTTGGttttttgaatctttttttgTAATCTGAAGATTAATAATTGTGCAGGTTGCTCCGAAACGTTGGAGAGTGGAGATAAACTATAGCCATGATGCAGTGTTGATGCTTTCTTCAATGAACTTGCCCGACGGCATCCAGGTATGGCTGTTAGCCCAAGTTGGCAGCATGCATCAGTAGTGATAAGTTTCTTTTACCAGCTAACCATGAGATGGGACAATTGAATGCTAACTAGTTCGTTGTTCAGTACATTGTCCACGGTTTACTGTTATGTAACTTTGTTAGTGCCAAAGATAACCATGGGATGGGACAAAGGAATGCCATTTTTACAGTTGAACATATTTGACATGAATCATGGAATTCTGTTCTATGAATTCATACGGCTGTATTTGAATCTGTTAGATGATCTAGAATTCTCTTCGTATGAACTTTTGTTTGTCAATCTGAACGCTACAGAACCCTTTGATttgttatgtattctatcgggTATTAATTTAGATAATTTGAACTCCTTTTCAATAGAAGTAGCGTATTTCTACCATTCGCTCTTGAAATGGAAACATGTTCGGATTCAATTTGGATTTTCCAGTAGTGTAAATTAGGGTTACAATCCCTCATTTAAGTTTCACTCTTTCAATTGCTAGAGGCGCCGAACTGCTCTGGATGAACTCAACATGCGCAGCATTTTTGAAGAGAATGATGTCATTTGTGTAAGTCATGTAACATGAATTACTTGCCTAATTGAATATAAAAAAAGGAGCAAATTAAGAATTGATCCATTGTTACAAATACTTTCCCTTTTCCAGGCCGAagttcgtggttttcaacatgatGGTTTACATGTCCAAGCAAGAAGTCAGAAGTATGGAAAGGTTCGTCTTCTACATAATTTCTCAACTTTCAAAAGGATTTCTGAtcattttgtttggttgttttcAGTATTCGCTTCATCGTTGTTGCTTTCCTTTCAATTCTAACTTGCATTGCCTTTCTTGCGTCCATGGTCTTGTGATTATGTATTATTTGTTAGGATTTCTACCAATGACTGTAACCTGCTTCGCAGCTTGGAAGGGGTCAGTTGCTCACAGTTCCTTCTTATCTAGTGAAACGACGAAAGCAGCACTTCCATCATTTAGAAAACTACGGCATTGACCTGATACTAGGCTGTAATGGTTTCATCTGGGTTGGTAAACACGTTGAAGTTACCAATGATATGGTGGTGGATCCGAAGTCAGGACAAGATGGTTTCAAAGCCGATAAAAATTCCTTTAGTCCCGAAGATCAGGAGAAAAACTACACTCTCCAACAGACAAGAGAGAACATATGCAGGACCGCAAATGCTGTCCGCGTATTGTCTGCTTTAGGCTTCAATATTACCGTAGAAGTGATCATGGAGACGGTTGATTTGAGCAGTTGTATAAATGTTGCTATACATGAAATGCTTGGTGCAGAGTTTTGTGTTCTGGTTGCAGAGAAGGAGGCTGTACGCCGAAGCATGACTAAAAAGAAGTGACGATTTGTTGTCTAACGAATGTAATCTGTATCGTTTGAAATCTCAACGTGTGTATCACAATTTTCATCAGTCTTTCATCCCAATTACTCGCAGTTTTGCAAATTGCGAAATTCCGCTTACAAAACATATACGTACATTGAAATCAAAACTCTGTTCTCAATGTCTTTTTCGAACGATAATGAGACTAGATGATTTACAACGGTTGTTCGCGACGTTTCTAAGATATCATAGCTCATCCTTTGGTGGTGGTTCGACATCGAGGCATTCTTCATCCCAATAGTAGGGGTACCTTAACTTTGCTGCAGTGTGTGGCATGAACCAGTCCTGATACATGAACCTGAAACCAAGGGTAGAACTTAGAACAAATAACCCAGCATGAGAACGCGAAAGAACGCATCTGCATATCACGGCGCTCTATTTGTCCTGGTACTGAAGTTGAAGAAGCAATGGATGATATTAAACACAGAAGATGAAAGAAGGTAGTTTGCATACACTTTAACTGGCGGACGAGAGACGGTGACAAGTGCTTGCAAATCCTCATGTTCATTTGTATTCCGGACCTGCAAAGCAGTGTGTAAGTTGTGAATTGCATAGCggagaaaaataaaacatattaaGGGTAGAATGCTGAGGTTTACCTGGTGAACATCGTTAACAGGTATGTGAAATGTGCTATTTGCAAAGATAGAGAACTCCTGTGGCTTTCCAGGGAACTTCCCGTGCGAGCTCGGTGCAAGGTAGAGAGTTCCACTTCCCTTTAGGACAACAAAAACTTCTTCACAAGAATGCCTGTGTATTGGTGTGCCTGATCCTGGAGCAAATGTTTGTAGCCAAACCTCGACCTGTGAACCCAATAaattgcatcatatatcaaGTCCCCCAAACGATTTCGCAAATTTATAACTTGTTTATCGCAAAATAAGATGTACAATCTCCAAGGCAGAGGAAAGAACGACAAGCTCAAAAACATCGGGTGGTTTAGATGATCGCGAATATACTTCTCAAAGTATCATCAACACGAACAAGTATATTATCGGACAACTTTCAGTTAAGTATTTTTGAAGATCGTAGTGCAAATCAAATGGTATTGTCCTCTAGGCCACCAAGATCACAAGAACAGTAAATTCTCAAAAACAACGGTGTAACGGTGCACCCAATACCTCTTTCAACCCATGCAAGAGCGAACCAGCAACAGTTGTGTGTGCCAAACCACCCCTTCCATAGTTATCCTGTGGAAGCTCACTGATATTTCTTACTATAGGTAACCCTGCATCGAATATATACCATTTCAGCAAAATAATAGTTAATtaattgggaactttaacgaaaagctcacggtaatgttcactttaacgaaaaaacacatttttatactaaaaagtcaatcatgatactattcatttaccctttattttgtctttattgttaaaactcaaagttttcaagctattttcattagtttattaagggaactttaacgaaaagtttaatTCATATCATATTAAGCATATAAACCACAATCCGAAGGATATAAGAAAGTCGAAGATTTCACCATTTGGGCAAGCTAATTCTTCCCAAGAAACAACTAAAATATCAAGTTCAAGCGGAGAAGATAACAGAATCAAAGACCATTCGAAACACTAATCGTGAATCAAATGTTCATTAACCATAAAAATATACACTAGCAATAAAACAGTTAATTAGCTTAATCTATATCATTAATAAGCATGTTAGCCCACAACCCGAAGGTATAAGAAAGTGGAAGACTTCCCCATATGGGCAAGCTCAAAATTCCCAGAAAAAATACAGAATCAAACACCATCAGAGACATTAATCATGAATCAAACGCTGATTAACCATAAACCCATGATTAAGAAAACAACTGTCAATTCTTACCCaaaaaaataggaaaacaaCTGTCAAGACTCTTTGATATAAAAAATGGAGATTTGAAGCACGAATTGTGTAAATTCATGAAAGATCAAGAAGGGACATTTACCTTTGAGTGAGCATTTGGAAGCTTCAGATATTGCAGAGAAGAACAGCAAgctgaagaagaaaaagatagtAAGAGAAGAAGACCCTACCATTTTCTCGCTCCTTCCACAACTACTTTCTCTGCGTCTTTTTCATGAGGTGTGCcaagtaattttattttctaattattTGATGGGGGTGTTTTAGTCGTAGCATTCTGTTGGGTTTCCGCaggcccaaaagcactttcaggaCCAAAAACACGTTCaggcccaaaagcacttttatggGATAAGGCGCACAAGACCAGTTCTCTTGCCAAAGGTTTAGGAGGAGGAGACGAGTGTTTACCCAGCTGCTGCTCTACTGAGCTGACTACCATTGTTGAGTCGGTCTCTCTCAGCTGCTCTCTGGATAAGCAGCTTACCCAATTCTCAGCCACAGCCAGCCAACTCCACGAACAGgtcagcttcttcttcttcttcttccttctctgcaACTTTGTTCAAGTTAACGAGCATTTAGCTGACGAAAATGGAGATTAAATGAGAAATGGATAATTGGGTTTTCCCAAAAGTTTGTGTCTTGGGTGGCTTTTTACTGTCTGCTGAACTTTCTGCTGTCCGGCTTTTGCTACTGAAAAAAGCTAAATTCTTCGTATTATGTATTTTTGGATGTAAATGGTAgaacccaaattttttttttatgcctaCGGTATGAAAATTGTATTcctttttatgtgtttttgtagAAATTTGTCTCACAAATGAAAATTAAGCCTCTTTTGGTTGCTGAATTTCATTAGAATTTGTGAGTCCGTTATTCGAAAGGTAAGAAAATAACAAGATTATCATGTTGTATTAGTAGATTTTCTTTGATGAACAAGATTATCATGCTGTTCTCTGCTGTGTGCTATTTTGTATTTGAGCTATGCCTTTCGTTTTTCGCAGGCGTGTTGGTAGTTTTAAATCTGGAAGTATGAAGATTAGATGCTATGCTGGTATTACGAAACCCAGCTTTTTGCTTGTGCATTCAGAGTTACCGGCATTTACATCTCTTAAGCCCGAATTCGATTCTATATCCACGCTTTGCAACCGAGAGAAGTTGATTCGGTTGATAACAAGGTGTCAGTATTCTGTTTCTGGTAGAAGGTCAGAAAGCAGTTATAAGGATTCGTCGGTTTCAAATCCAAACACCACTCGTTTAGGTAGGAGAGAAAGAGGTTCTTCATCCTTATATAGTCGTCCTAGTCTGTTAGATATGAAGAATGAAAGGATGGAAAATCGTGC encodes the following:
- the LOC126615463 gene encoding exosome complex component RRP4 homolog — translated: MKDLQLSLNQTQKVRLQRALEKLESLSSKANSNASVTVADSILVNYEDGLLKGHGTSEVNGEVVATVCGVVERVNKLVYVRSLRPRYKPEVGDIILGRVIEVAPKRWRVEINYSHDAVLMLSSMNLPDGIQRRRTALDELNMRSIFEENDVICAEVRGFQHDGLHVQARSQKYGKLGRGQLLTVPSYLVKRRKQHFHHLENYGIDLILGCNGFIWVGKHVEVTNDMVVDPKSGQDGFKADKNSFSPEDQEKNYTLQQTRENICRTANAVRVLSALGFNITVEVIMETVDLSSCINVAIHEMLGAEFCVLVAEKEAVRRSMTKKK
- the LOC126615465 gene encoding auxin-binding protein T85-like, yielding MVGSSSLTIFFFFSLLFFSAISEASKCSLKGLPIVRNISELPQDNYGRGGLAHTTVAGSLLHGLKEVEVWLQTFAPGSGTPIHRHSCEEVFVVLKGSGTLYLAPSSHGKFPGKPQEFSIFANSTFHIPVNDVHQVRNTNEHEDLQALVTVSRPPVKVFMYQDWFMPHTAAKLRYPYYWDEECLDVEPPPKDEL